One genomic segment of Ricinus communis isolate WT05 ecotype wild-type chromosome 5, ASM1957865v1, whole genome shotgun sequence includes these proteins:
- the LOC8268066 gene encoding protein FD, which produces MLSSTAGEDTGYNSKTKTLHRLSSSSSSSSSKSSSTSSSSSPTPFSPSNNSTTLLYHSNNHNNTQQKSKTMEEVWKDIASLHDHPSTDQDFSRLHNLPSSHHHNPNFILQDFFARPTKTVSTSTTTHVDTITTTTNLYGSSTVPPPPATVLSLNSSSHVFDFIDNSDPLIRPSIHLPTNPVSNVTSFDSPFEGLPSFGRKRVQESDTSSCDRRHKRMIKNRESAARSRARKQAYTNGLELERAQLLEENARLKRQQEELYLAAAAQLPKKHTLHRTSTAPF; this is translated from the exons ATGTTGTCATCAACAGCTGGTGAAGACACCGGCTACAATAGCAAAACTAAAACTCTTCACagactttcttcttcttcttcttcttcttcttcaaaatcatcatcaacatcttcttcttcttctcctacACCGTTTTCACCTTCAAATAACAGTACTACTCTCCTTTACCATagtaataatcataataataccCAGCAAAAATCTAAAACCATGGAAGAAGTATGGAAAGACATTGCTTCTCTTCATGACCATCCTTCTACTGATCAAGACTTCTCTAGACTCCATAACCTCCCTTCTTCTCATCATCATAACCCTAACTTTATTCTTCAAGATTTCTTTGCTAGACCTACAAAAACCGTCTCCACCTCTACTACTACTCATGTAGATACTATTACTACTACTACTAATCTCTATGGTTCTTCCACTGTTCCACCACCTCCTGCTACTGTTCTAAGCTTAAACTCTTCGTCTCatgtttttgattttattgataactCCGATCCTCTTATAAGGCCTAGTATTCATTTGCCTACTAATCCAGTCTCAAATGTTACTTCTTTTGATAGCCCTTTTGAGGGTTTACCTTCTTTTGGAAGGAAAAGGGTTCAAGAATCTGATACTAGTTCTTGTGATCGCCGCCATAAGCGAATGATCAAGAACAGAGAGTCAGCTGCTCGATCAAGAGCAAGAAAACAG GCTTATACTAATGGGTTAGAGCTAGAAAGAGCACAGCTTCTTGAAGAGAATGCAAGACTCAAAAGACAACAAGAAGAG TTATACTTAGCTGCAGCAGCTCAACTTCCCAAAAAGCACACACTCCATCGAACGTCAACGGCTCCATTTTGA
- the LOC8268068 gene encoding F-box protein CPR1 isoform X1, producing the protein MSDRISPEVVAEILVRSELQTILRCRCVCQQWRSIIDDTNFIKYHIDYSTKTNTNYSFYLKEVNGDFYNLDLDTINACESLEICNLPNIISGTLIGSCNGLLCFRNEKSEDVFIVNPTTRKECWVSGILLANFHNSSTRLSPDVNSVVWTGYGFGYDHVADDYKVVRVAEISYSHQRVVNADNGIGNSNAGFLEYEMVICYVKTGVVRVLKMPYHTRTSQKVGVLADGALHWVMGRYDDLSSPNVIVGYNLGTCEFLEVPQPDSVGNGFRVDIGLFGTWLCIFATDDLDMCIDVWMMKEYGVKESWTKLCSIPHIETCYDFIRPLSFWKRGSEVLLELDDARIVWYDIEKKRVRDVLLRRSQKSYFETIICLRSLAPLPSNENGEMDEI; encoded by the coding sequence ATGTCCGACCGGATCTCGCCGGAAGTTGTCGCCGAAATTCTAGTCCGATCAGAATTACAGACAATTCTGCGCTGCAGGTGTGTATGTCAACAATGGCGTTCCATAATTGACGATACCAATTTCATTAAATACCACATAGATTACTCTACTAAAACCAACACCAATTACTCCTTTTACCTCAAAGAAGTTAACGGCGACTTTTACAATTTAGACTTGGATACTATCAATGCATGCGAGTCTCTTGAAATCTGCAACTTACCCAATATCATTTCTGGGACATTAATTGGTTCATGCAATGGTTTGCTCTGCTTCCGAAATGAGAAGTCTGAAGATGTCTTTATTGTGAATCCAACTACTCGAAAAGAATGCTGGGTTTCAGGTATCTTGCTTGCTAATTTTCATAACAGCAGTACTAGATTGAGCCCGGATGTTAATTCTGTTGTATGGACAGGATATGGTTTTGGGTATGATCATGTTGCTGATGATTACAAAGTTGTGAGGGTTGCAGAAATTAGTTATTCTCATCAAAGAGTTGTTAATGCTGATAATGGTATTGGTAATAGCAATGCAGgttttttagaatatgagatgGTTATTTGTTATGTGAAAACAGGAGTTGTAAGAGTTCTTAAAATGCCTTATCATACAAGAACTAGTCAAAAAGTAGGTGTTCTTGCTGATGGGGCTCTGCACTGGGTAATGGGTAGGTATGATGATTTGAGTAGCCCTAATGTAATTGTGGGTTATAATCTTGGAACTTGTGAATTTTTAGAGGTGCCACAGCCTGATTCTGTAGGTAATGGATTTAGAGTGGATATTGGTTTATTTGGAACATGGTTGTGCATATTTGCTACTGATGATCTAGATATGTGCATTGATGTTTGGATGATGAAAGAATACGGGGTTAAGGAGTCTTGGACTAAGCTTTGTTCAATTCCACATATTGAAACATGCTATGATTTTATTAGACCTTTGAGTTTTTGGAAGAGAGGTTCAGAAGTTTTACTCGAACTGGACGACGCAAGAATTGTTTGGTATGACATAGAGAAGAAAAGAGTTAGAGATGTATTGCTTCGTAGGTCACAGAAATCATATTTTGAAACTATCATCTGTTTGAGAAGCCTTGCTCCCCTTCCATCCAATGAAAATGGAGAGATGGATGAAATTTAA
- the LOC8268068 gene encoding F-box protein CPR1 isoform X2 encodes MSDRISPEVVAEILVRSELQTILRCRCVCQQWRSIIDDTNFIKYHIDYSTKTNTNYSFYLKEVNGDFYNLDLDTINACESLEICNLPNIISGTLIGSCNGLLCFRNEKSEDVFIVNPTTRKECWVSGYGFGYDHVADDYKVVRVAEISYSHQRVVNADNGIGNSNAGFLEYEMVICYVKTGVVRVLKMPYHTRTSQKVGVLADGALHWVMGRYDDLSSPNVIVGYNLGTCEFLEVPQPDSVGNGFRVDIGLFGTWLCIFATDDLDMCIDVWMMKEYGVKESWTKLCSIPHIETCYDFIRPLSFWKRGSEVLLELDDARIVWYDIEKKRVRDVLLRRSQKSYFETIICLRSLAPLPSNENGEMDEI; translated from the exons ATGTCCGACCGGATCTCGCCGGAAGTTGTCGCCGAAATTCTAGTCCGATCAGAATTACAGACAATTCTGCGCTGCAGGTGTGTATGTCAACAATGGCGTTCCATAATTGACGATACCAATTTCATTAAATACCACATAGATTACTCTACTAAAACCAACACCAATTACTCCTTTTACCTCAAAGAAGTTAACGGCGACTTTTACAATTTAGACTTGGATACTATCAATGCATGCGAGTCTCTTGAAATCTGCAACTTACCCAATATCATTTCTGGGACATTAATTGGTTCATGCAATGGTTTGCTCTGCTTCCGAAATGAGAAGTCTGAAGATGTCTTTATTGTGAATCCAACTACTCGAAAAGAATGCTGGGTTTCAG GATATGGTTTTGGGTATGATCATGTTGCTGATGATTACAAAGTTGTGAGGGTTGCAGAAATTAGTTATTCTCATCAAAGAGTTGTTAATGCTGATAATGGTATTGGTAATAGCAATGCAGgttttttagaatatgagatgGTTATTTGTTATGTGAAAACAGGAGTTGTAAGAGTTCTTAAAATGCCTTATCATACAAGAACTAGTCAAAAAGTAGGTGTTCTTGCTGATGGGGCTCTGCACTGGGTAATGGGTAGGTATGATGATTTGAGTAGCCCTAATGTAATTGTGGGTTATAATCTTGGAACTTGTGAATTTTTAGAGGTGCCACAGCCTGATTCTGTAGGTAATGGATTTAGAGTGGATATTGGTTTATTTGGAACATGGTTGTGCATATTTGCTACTGATGATCTAGATATGTGCATTGATGTTTGGATGATGAAAGAATACGGGGTTAAGGAGTCTTGGACTAAGCTTTGTTCAATTCCACATATTGAAACATGCTATGATTTTATTAGACCTTTGAGTTTTTGGAAGAGAGGTTCAGAAGTTTTACTCGAACTGGACGACGCAAGAATTGTTTGGTATGACATAGAGAAGAAAAGAGTTAGAGATGTATTGCTTCGTAGGTCACAGAAATCATATTTTGAAACTATCATCTGTTTGAGAAGCCTTGCTCCCCTTCCATCCAATGAAAATGGAGAGATGGATGAAATTTAA
- the LOC8268069 gene encoding F-box protein CPR1 produces MSDRIPRDLLIEILIQCQIPTILRCRCVSKQWRALIDDPQFIKQHTDYAIQTNASRIFFNELFGNLCSSPLDTLEIRNVPIISQVQPVSLVGSCNGLLCLRNVDTQDICIMNPATRKHMYLQNLLPNNCRDEQNKVSLTGYGFGYDCVNDDYKVVRIAQKIDAEPRINNGNLGFLETEMSICNVKTRVLKVVKMPYFTLVNDLGVLACGALHWLMGKYNDVTSLKKKLIVGYDLGTDEFRELSQPEFLNHDNCRKNIGLLGTWLCLSANYNPEEGIDFWVMKEYGDKESWTMLFSFPITFIPCRYVRPLGLLERGSLVVLEVNARRLVWYDRKERNMRIFYLKARDECSVCLSSLTPLPSNENGRIDEKNQGSEDQMKTRQKKKKKDDFLSKGFKLKL; encoded by the coding sequence ATGTCCGATCGAATTCCACGGGACCTTCTCATTGAGATTCTAATCCAATGTCAAATACCAACTATTCTTCGTTGCAGGTGCGTATCCAAACAATGGCGTGCCCTAATAGATGACCCGCAATTCATCAAACAACATACCGACTATGCTATCCAGACCAACGCTAGTCGCATATTCTTCAACGAACTATTTGGCAATCTCTGTTCTTCACCTTTGGATACACTCGAAATCCGTAATGTACCCATCATTTCCCAAGTTCAACCAGTTTCGCTAGTTGGATCTTGCAATGGTTTGCTATGCTTACGTAATGTGGATACCCAAGATATTTGTATAATGAATCCAGCCACTAGAAAACATATGTACCTTCAAAATTTGTTGCCTAATAATTGCCGGGATGAACAAAATAAGGTTTCGTTGACAGGATATGGTTTTGGGTATGATTGTGTTaatgatgattataaagttgTTAGAATTGCACAAAAGATTGATGCCGAGCCTCGTATTAATAATGGTAATTTGGGTTTCTTGGAAACTGAGATGAGTATTTGTAATGTGAAAACAAGAGTTTTAAAAGTTGTTAAAATGCCTTACTTTACTCTCGTTAATGATTTGGGTGTGCTTGCTTGTGGAGCTCTGCATTGGTTAATGGGTAAATATAACGATGTGACGAGCCTTAAGAAGAAGTTAATTGTGGGTTACGATCTTGGCACTGATGAATTTCGTGAGTTGTCGCAGCCTGAATTTCTGAATCATGATAATTGTAGAAAGAATATTGGTTTATTAGGAACATGGTTATGCCTATCTGCTAATTATAATCCGGAGGAGGGTATTGATTTCTGGGTTATGAAAGAATACGGGGATAAGGAATCTTGGACTatgctcttttcttttccgaTTACTTTCATCCCCTGTAGGTATGTTAGACCTTTGGGTTTATTAGAGAGGGGTTCTTTAGTTGTACTGGAAGTGAATGCAAGAAGACTTGTTTGGTACGatagaaaagagagaaatatgaGAATTTTTTACCTCAAGGCCCGTGATGAATGTAGTGTTTGTTTGAGTAGCCTTACTCCCCTTCCATCCAATGAAAATGGACGAATCGATGAAAAGAATCAA